A genome region from Coffea arabica cultivar ET-39 chromosome 7e, Coffea Arabica ET-39 HiFi, whole genome shotgun sequence includes the following:
- the LOC113701542 gene encoding inactive TPR repeat-containing thioredoxin TTL3, whose translation MGDVSPEQKKSGCGLLNAVFGRRSWPRRTTSTGSLPGPNSNPNHFPRIPSTPNSKRRRGGSDEASFLEEEAKPTAEKQVDRVIERPAPNHGKTPPGNAHQYRQAPPVCNQKQNQGRRDAPPSQGAGRKIPQGAVGLSGELDSMIADHQRSSGASTLVRASSSNVMLFGNLGNLRQGGGGNSNLNTSNILDHLPRATREESSVPNGKYPTSVMGNVVKKQNDQESSTEKPTSLCRAISTRMDPEQLKILGNEDYKNGRFAEALALYDAAISIDPNKASYRSNKSAALTALGRLLEAVFECREAIRIEPSYQRAHNRLATLYVRLGEAEKAMYHYKHAGAEADPDVLTKVKKLQVHLNKCTEAKMQRDWNTLLRETGLAVAAGADSAPQIFALKSEALLKLQRHQEADEIMKNGPKFEDDECTKFFGPIGNATLLVIRAQVDMVAGRFDDAVAAAQLAARLDANNKEASMLVRRTRAVATARSNGNDLFKLGKYSEACVAYGEGLNHDPYNAVLLCNRAACRTKLGQHEKALEDCNAALHVRPSYSKARLRRSDCFAKLQKWEACIQDCEALLRDSPEDEEVGQMLKEAQAQLRTQRGGGQDVKTINHNGGIGNDARSSSDIIVVSSNERFRDYVTSPGVSVVLFCNKPGDKPTIHYMEQLQKRYPSVNFLKVEVEDQPSLAKSEGVNALPAFKIYKSGSKTREISGNNHDLLESTIRLYIS comes from the exons ATGGGAGACGTTTCTCCTGAGCAGAAAAAATCAGGTTGTGGGCTGTTGAATGCTGTTTTTGGAAGGAGGAGTTGGCCTAGAAGAACGACTTCAACAGGTTCACTTCCGGGACCAAATTCAAATCCCAATCATTTCCCAAGAATTCCAAGCACCCCTAATTCAAAAAGGCGAAGGGGTGGCTCAGATGAGGCTTCTTTCCTGGAGGAAGAAGCAAAACCTACTGCAGAAAAACAAGTTGATAGGGTTATTGAAAGGCCAGCGCCCAATCATGGAAAGACTCCACCTGGAAATGCTCATCAATATCGCCAAGCTCCTCCCGTGTGTAATCAGAAGCAAAATCAGGGCAGGAGAGATGCACCCCCCAGCCAAGGGGCGGGAAGGAAGATTCCACAAGGAGCAGTTGGCCTGTCAGGCGAGCTCGATAGCATGATTGCTGATCATCAAAGATCAAGTGGTGCTAGTACATTAGTCCGAGCTTCATCCAGCAATGTGATGTTGTTTGGAAATTTGGGAAATTTAAgacaaggaggaggaggaaataGTAATTTGAATACGAGCAATATTCTTGATCATCTTCCTAGAGCTACAAGAGAAGAATCATCAGTACCAAATGGGAAATATCCAACTAGTGTCATGGGAAATGTGGTGAAAAAACAGAATGATCAGGAGTCATCAACTGAAAAACCAACTTCCCTTTGCAGGGCTATTTCGACTCGAATGGATCCTGAGCAATTGAAAATCTTGGGTAATGAAGATTACAAGAATGGAAGGTTTGCAGAAGCCTTGGCTTTGTATGATGCTGCAATTTCTATTGATCCTAATAaagcttcttatcgaagcaacAAATCTGCAGCTCTGACAGCTCTTGGGAGGCTTCTTGAGGCAGTTTTCGAGTGCAGAGAAGCAATTCGAATTGAACCTAGTTACCAAAGAGCTCATAATCGTTTGGCAACCTTATATGTCAG ATTGGGGGAAGCAGAAAAGGCCATGTATCATTACAAACATGCCGGTGCTGAAGCTGATCCTGATGTTCTTACAAAAGTTAAAAAGCTTCAGGTTCATCTGAACAAGTGCACTGAGGCCAAAATGCAAAGAGATTGGAATACTCTCTTAAGAGAAACAGGCCTTGCTGTAGCAGCTGGAGCTGATTCTGCTCCACAG ATATTTGCATTGAAATCGGAAGCCTTATTAAAGCTCCAAAGACACCAAGAAGCAGATGAGATTATGAAAAATGGTCCAAAATTTGAAGATGATGAGTGTACAAAATTCTTTGGCCCTATTGGTAATGCAACCCTGTTAGTCATACGGGCTCAAGTTGACATGGTTGCTGGCAG gtTTGATGATGCTGTGGCGGCAGCTCAACTTGCTGCTAGGCTTGATGCAAATAATAAAGAAGCAAGCATGCTGGTGAGGAGAACTAGAGCTGTGGCAACAGCCAGATCAAATGGAAATGACCTCTTCAAGTTAGGAAAATACTCCGAAGCATGCGTTGCATATGGAGAAGGACTAAACCATGATCCTTACAATGCTGTCTTGTTGTGCAATCGAGCTGCCTGTCGAACCAAACTTGGTCAACATGAAAAGGCATTGGAAGATTGTAATGCCGCCCTCCATGTACGCCCTTCATATAGCAAGGCCAGACTTAGAAGAAGTGATTGCTTTGCCAAG TTGCAAAAATGGGAGGCATGTATACAGGATTGTGAGGCGCTACTCAGAGATTCACCAGAGGACGAGGAGGTGGGGCAGATGCTGAAGGAGGCCCAAGCACAGCTAAGAACACAGCGAGGAGGAGGCCAAGACGTGAAAACCATCAACCACAATGGTGGAATTGGAAATGATGCCCGTTCTAGTAGTGACATAATTGTCGTGTCAAGCAACGAACGTTTCAGGGACTATGTAACCTCTCCtg GTGTGTCTGTTGTCCTATTCTGTAATAAGCCAGGTGACAAGCCAACAATTCACTATATGGAGCAGCTGCAAAAGAGATACCCCTCTGTCAATTTCCTCAAG GTTGAAGTTGAGGATCAACCTTCCTTGGCAAAATCTGAAGGTGTAAATGCATTGCCGGCCTTCAAGATTTACAAAAGTGGTTCAAAAACCAGGGAAATTTCAGGCAACAACCATGATTTATTAGAGAGCACAATCAGACTGTACATCAGCTAA